Proteins co-encoded in one Pyxidicoccus xibeiensis genomic window:
- a CDS encoding caspase family protein, with amino-acid sequence MMMRTTAGEWGRVAGLLLAAVWLGPWCVPGAEAASPGVPKVAAVARASGPNPGQVGPYAPEAVAPGSAAPKPEATAPRTPEAVSAPTAAPAAQVQAPTDEPAPTLRRFALIVGSSEGGPGRERLRYAGSDALAMSRVLEELGGVAVADRVLLLEADRSALLKALERMKFLVEDASTSGVRRELVLYYSGHSDGEGLLPRGERLSYDDLRKSLSAVPVDVRIAILDSCGSGALTRYKGGVRRPAFLTDTASQVRGHAYLASSSADEVAQESDSIGASFFTHFLVTGLRGAADVSADGRVTLNEAYQFAFHETLARTERSQGGPQHAAYDIQLAGSGDLVLTDLRAGTARLTVAADVQGRLFVRDWGNQLVAELQKPGGRRLALGLEAGRYHFVLERPTQRFEAELAVSAKGGAELRAEHFVPVTLTRTAARGGEGAEPMAEVTDAQAASVDAPTVPFNLSLVPPLSSTALWGGSGLNHVAVGALAVRSLQLRGLGAAGGVGWVDGTMEGVQLSGIANVAGGEVLGLQGAIGGNLAYGGGTGAQVSAVFNMAEGDFTGVQLSSTANRAAAGMTGLQLAAGINLSERLAGTQLGLINISGDVSGLQLGLINVATRVRGVQLGLINIADDVSVPIGILSIVRKGRFAFEVSADDTAPLSVSLKYGSRSVYVLAIEGLRLSDGSLETFTMAGLGVHFPLTEDDRFYLDVDVATQLFAAEEEGSLSRLRAMVGWELRRRFALIAGVTLNFYHLAPEDEQKDLSLFPQWKLGSKPDATRMWPGLLLGVRI; translated from the coding sequence ATGATGATGCGCACCACAGCGGGGGAGTGGGGACGTGTGGCCGGCCTGCTGCTGGCCGCCGTCTGGCTGGGGCCATGGTGCGTGCCGGGCGCGGAGGCCGCGAGCCCGGGAGTACCGAAGGTGGCGGCCGTCGCGCGCGCCTCCGGGCCGAACCCAGGGCAGGTGGGGCCGTACGCCCCGGAGGCAGTGGCTCCCGGCTCCGCCGCGCCGAAGCCGGAGGCCACGGCCCCTCGAACGCCGGAGGCGGTCTCCGCTCCCACCGCCGCGCCTGCGGCGCAGGTGCAAGCTCCTACCGATGAACCGGCGCCGACGCTGCGCCGCTTCGCCCTCATCGTCGGCTCCAGCGAGGGCGGCCCGGGGCGCGAGCGGCTGCGCTACGCGGGCTCGGACGCGCTGGCGATGTCGCGCGTGCTGGAAGAACTCGGCGGCGTGGCGGTGGCGGACCGGGTGCTGCTGCTGGAGGCGGACCGGAGCGCGCTGCTCAAGGCCCTGGAGCGGATGAAGTTCCTCGTCGAGGACGCGTCCACGTCGGGCGTGCGGCGCGAGCTGGTGCTCTACTACTCGGGCCACTCGGACGGAGAGGGGCTGCTGCCGCGAGGCGAGCGTCTCTCCTACGACGACCTCCGGAAGAGCTTGAGCGCGGTGCCGGTGGACGTGCGCATCGCCATCCTCGACTCGTGCGGCTCCGGCGCGCTCACCCGCTACAAGGGCGGCGTGCGCCGGCCCGCCTTCCTCACGGACACCGCGTCACAGGTGCGCGGCCACGCCTACCTCGCGTCCAGCTCCGCGGACGAGGTGGCGCAGGAGTCGGACAGCATCGGCGCGTCCTTCTTCACGCACTTCCTCGTCACGGGCCTGAGGGGCGCGGCGGACGTCAGCGCCGACGGGCGCGTCACGCTGAACGAGGCCTACCAGTTCGCCTTCCACGAGACGCTCGCGCGCACCGAGCGCTCCCAGGGTGGGCCGCAGCACGCGGCCTATGACATCCAGCTCGCGGGCAGCGGAGACCTGGTGCTGACGGACCTGCGCGCGGGCACCGCGCGCCTCACCGTGGCGGCGGACGTGCAGGGCCGCCTCTTCGTGCGCGACTGGGGCAACCAGCTCGTCGCGGAGCTCCAGAAGCCCGGAGGCCGGCGGCTCGCGCTGGGCCTGGAGGCGGGCCGCTACCACTTCGTCCTGGAGCGCCCCACGCAGCGCTTCGAGGCCGAGCTGGCCGTCTCCGCCAAAGGCGGCGCGGAGCTGCGCGCGGAGCACTTCGTCCCGGTGACGCTCACCCGCACGGCGGCGCGAGGCGGCGAGGGCGCCGAGCCGATGGCCGAGGTGACGGACGCCCAGGCCGCCAGCGTGGATGCGCCCACCGTGCCCTTCAACCTCTCGCTGGTGCCGCCACTCTCCAGCACCGCGCTCTGGGGAGGCAGCGGCCTCAACCACGTGGCGGTGGGCGCGCTGGCGGTGCGCTCGCTCCAGCTCCGGGGCCTGGGCGCGGCGGGCGGCGTGGGCTGGGTGGACGGGACGATGGAGGGCGTGCAGCTGTCGGGCATCGCCAACGTCGCCGGAGGTGAGGTGCTGGGACTGCAGGGCGCCATCGGCGGCAACCTGGCCTACGGCGGTGGAACGGGGGCCCAGGTGTCCGCCGTCTTCAACATGGCGGAGGGTGACTTCACGGGCGTCCAGCTCAGCAGCACGGCGAATCGCGCCGCCGCCGGAATGACGGGCCTCCAGCTGGCCGCGGGAATCAACCTGTCGGAGCGGCTCGCCGGGACACAGCTGGGGCTCATCAACATCTCCGGGGACGTGTCGGGCCTGCAGCTGGGGCTCATCAACGTGGCCACGCGCGTGCGCGGCGTGCAGCTGGGGCTCATCAACATCGCGGATGACGTCTCGGTGCCCATCGGCATCCTGAGCATCGTGCGCAAGGGACGCTTCGCCTTCGAGGTGTCCGCGGACGACACCGCTCCGCTCTCCGTGAGCCTCAAGTACGGCAGTCGCTCCGTCTATGTGCTGGCCATCGAGGGACTGCGTCTGTCGGACGGCTCCCTGGAGACCTTCACGATGGCGGGGCTGGGCGTGCACTTCCCTCTGACTGAAGATGACCGGTTCTACCTGGACGTGGATGTCGCCACCCAGCTGTTCGCTGCAGAGGAAGAAGGCTCCCTGAGCCGGCTGCGGGCCATGGTGGGGTGGGAGCTGAGGCGGCGCTTCGCCCTCATCGCGGGAGTCACCCTCAACTTCTACCACCTCGCCCCCGAGGACGAGCAGAAGGACCTGTCCTTGTTCCCCCAGTGGAAGCTGGGGAGCAAGCCGGACGCGACGCGGATGTGGCCGGGGCTGCTGCTCGGCGTGCGCATCTGA
- a CDS encoding energy transducer TonB, whose amino-acid sequence MSEMVLDDRAWEPPRRGGNGLLVGFVVGSLTLHGLGLAMLHLRPAQRPTVQRPVELVMVEVQKPPPPPPVVEEPKPEPPPPPKVRVKPPPIKVAEAPRPLPPPPVDAPPPPNETPPPAAKPTPLVVGMTMSSTTSAGSFAAPVGNTLYGRTADKAKAPQEVRAYSAPKYTPIYQVDREPELANEVKIPYPDEARRAGIEGTVTLSITVDLEGKVVAARVLNGPGHGLNEAARNAILRFRFRPALKAGEPVSTEMKYSYTFLLD is encoded by the coding sequence ATGAGTGAGATGGTGCTCGACGACAGGGCGTGGGAGCCGCCCAGGCGCGGTGGCAATGGGCTGCTGGTGGGCTTCGTGGTCGGCTCGCTCACGCTGCACGGGCTGGGACTGGCGATGCTGCACCTGCGGCCCGCCCAGCGGCCCACGGTGCAGCGGCCAGTGGAGCTCGTCATGGTGGAGGTGCAGAAGCCGCCTCCGCCGCCGCCCGTGGTGGAGGAGCCGAAGCCCGAGCCACCTCCGCCGCCCAAGGTGCGCGTGAAGCCTCCGCCCATCAAGGTGGCCGAGGCGCCCAGGCCGCTACCACCTCCGCCGGTGGACGCGCCGCCTCCGCCCAACGAGACGCCCCCTCCGGCCGCGAAGCCGACGCCACTGGTGGTGGGCATGACGATGTCCTCCACCACCAGCGCGGGCAGCTTCGCGGCGCCGGTGGGCAACACGCTCTACGGCCGCACGGCGGACAAGGCGAAGGCGCCCCAGGAGGTGAGGGCGTACAGCGCGCCGAAGTACACGCCCATCTACCAGGTGGACCGGGAGCCGGAGCTGGCCAACGAGGTGAAGATTCCCTACCCGGACGAGGCGCGCCGGGCGGGCATCGAGGGCACGGTGACGCTGTCCATCACCGTGGACCTGGAGGGAAAGGTGGTGGCCGCCAGGGTGCTCAATGGGCCCGGCCATGGCCTCAACGAGGCGGCGCGCAACGCCATCCTCCGCTTCCGCTTCCGTCCCGCCCTCAAGGCCGGCGAGCCCGTCTCTACGGAGATGAAGTACTCCTACACGTTCCTGCTCGATTGA
- a CDS encoding alpha/beta fold hydrolase, producing MVLESFLVGEGNVPTVLLHGFLGTGRNLRTLATAWSAADPSRRFLLPDLTGHGASPALPPGADLYTLARDVVDTARAKGFTGPFDWVGHSLGGRVSLAGSLHVPEAVKSVTLLDITPGPVPGDLSDSGKVLGILLQAPPRAESRRAMRAELTGRKLSEHLSDWLLMNLVTEPDGVRWRFDRQALAELHSRVNGTDLWAALERKDAPPMRCIRGGRSKYVPDSDADRMVAAGCPVATLPDAGHFVHVDAAQALLEWLLQRA from the coding sequence ATGGTCCTCGAGAGCTTCCTGGTGGGTGAGGGCAACGTGCCCACCGTGCTGCTGCACGGCTTCCTCGGCACGGGGCGCAACCTGCGCACCCTGGCGACGGCGTGGAGCGCGGCGGACCCGAGCCGCCGCTTCCTGCTGCCGGACCTCACCGGCCATGGCGCCTCGCCCGCGCTGCCGCCGGGCGCCGACCTCTACACCCTGGCTCGCGACGTGGTGGACACCGCGCGCGCGAAGGGCTTCACCGGGCCGTTCGACTGGGTGGGGCACTCGCTGGGCGGGCGGGTGTCGCTCGCCGGCAGCCTCCATGTCCCCGAGGCCGTGAAGAGCGTGACGCTGCTGGACATCACCCCGGGGCCGGTGCCGGGGGACTTGTCCGACAGCGGCAAGGTGCTGGGCATCCTGCTCCAGGCGCCGCCGCGCGCGGAGAGCCGCCGGGCCATGCGCGCGGAGCTCACCGGGCGGAAGCTGTCCGAGCACCTGTCGGACTGGCTGTTGATGAACCTCGTCACCGAGCCGGACGGCGTGCGCTGGCGGTTCGACCGGCAGGCGCTGGCGGAGCTGCACTCGCGCGTCAACGGCACGGACCTGTGGGCCGCGCTGGAGCGCAAGGACGCTCCGCCCATGCGCTGCATCCGGGGCGGGCGCAGCAAGTACGTGCCGGACTCGGACGCGGACCGCATGGTCGCCGCCGGGTGCCCCGTGGCCACGCTGCCGGACGCCGGCCACTTCGTCCACGTGGACGCGGCGCAGGCGCTGCTGGAGTGGCTGCTGCAGCGGGCGTAA
- a CDS encoding ExbD/TolR family protein, which translates to MAGSAQDNEEEITGINVTPLVDIVLVLLIIFMVTANFIVRETVEVDLPRAANGGETVQGLVNVVLDKDGKLFFDGTELSEAELSAKVAEQVAKDKDTRAIISADQSIPYGRVMKLIDVVKGQGIAKFALNIEKDVAPTAPRG; encoded by the coding sequence ATGGCCGGTAGCGCGCAGGACAACGAAGAGGAAATCACCGGCATCAACGTCACCCCGCTGGTGGACATCGTGCTGGTGCTGCTCATCATCTTCATGGTGACCGCCAACTTCATCGTCCGCGAGACGGTGGAGGTGGACCTGCCTCGCGCCGCCAACGGGGGCGAAACCGTGCAGGGCCTGGTCAACGTGGTGCTCGACAAGGACGGCAAGCTCTTCTTCGACGGCACCGAGCTGAGCGAGGCGGAGCTGTCCGCGAAGGTCGCCGAGCAGGTGGCCAAGGACAAGGACACCCGCGCCATCATCAGCGCCGACCAGTCCATTCCCTACGGCCGCGTCATGAAGCTCATCGACGTGGTGAAGGGCCAGGGCATCGCGAAGTTCGCCCTCAATATCGAAAAGGACGTCGCGCCCACCGCGCCGCGGGGCTGA
- a CDS encoding TonB family protein, whose product MLASAMSSKLKTRSALAAASLLLATPALAQEAPPASTPPAEAAPAQAQPTITKPPELVQQVEAQYPPDALTQGLTASVRLIITIAEDGTVSDVQPTELVGHGFDEAAQAAVRQFKFSPAEVDGVPAPVQVEYVYHFTLTAPPVEPEAQAQAEVEAKQATLTGQLISRGSRSRVAGATVRCGDDPEAPEAVSDAEGRFTLVVPPGECAVRVVASGHQLYQTKEQLKENETTEVNFYLAPAGGALETVVRSERPKKEVVRRTITREEAQKTPGTFGDPIRVIQALPGVARAPFISGELLVRGSNPGQTATMMDGVRIPILFHLLGGPSVVNSEFIDQLDFYPGGYGSQYGRAVGGIVEVGTRKGAADTLHGSVKVDVLDAGFFLESPITDGISVAAAARRSYVDTLLPLFLPKTEGSTLSVVPRYWDYQLRVDFGAKRGAASEEEAQAQAGGARSSGYIMAFGSDDQLRVVTSGDEADTDISLDTQTTFHRLKGDWTYRKGNLTSVFTPYVGLDFSNFEFGTAKQDGRQYSVGAREVLGLELSPTLTVRTGLDLVYERETYDVEFPAPEGIEYVPFPGAESVGELVKEKVGLGSFDGALFVEADLKLGKFTFTPGLRGNLQLVGDTQNLALDPRLWVRFTATERTSLKGSLGLYSQAPETFRFIVEPYGTPDLVYQRAFQTSLGVEHRLTDVFNVDVTGFFNRRFKNVVAPGQVVTRTEGGFYQERYSNDGIGRAYGVELMVKKNRASATDKISGWLSYTFSHAEDGRAGRKPAVDGGFGGGGGFNDTDETYGLSPWDQTHILTLVTGYVLGNGWELGGRFRYTTGRPTTPLLHRYDLYQSDRNGYDPTWGPYASARTAGFHQLDVRVDKSWQFQSWTLTAYLDVQNLYNAENVEFTFNDYRERNEYEIPGIPILPVVGVKGSF is encoded by the coding sequence ATGCTCGCGTCCGCCATGTCCTCGAAATTGAAAACCCGAAGCGCCCTCGCCGCGGCCTCGCTCCTGCTGGCGACCCCCGCGCTCGCCCAGGAGGCGCCCCCGGCCAGCACGCCTCCCGCGGAGGCCGCACCCGCGCAGGCGCAACCCACGATTACGAAGCCCCCGGAGCTGGTGCAGCAGGTGGAGGCGCAGTATCCCCCTGACGCGCTCACGCAGGGCCTCACCGCCTCCGTGCGCCTCATCATCACCATCGCCGAGGACGGCACGGTGTCGGACGTGCAGCCCACGGAGCTCGTGGGCCACGGCTTCGACGAGGCCGCGCAGGCCGCCGTGCGCCAGTTCAAGTTCTCCCCGGCGGAGGTGGACGGCGTGCCCGCGCCGGTGCAGGTGGAGTACGTCTACCACTTCACCCTCACCGCTCCGCCCGTCGAGCCCGAAGCGCAGGCCCAGGCCGAGGTCGAGGCGAAGCAGGCCACCCTCACCGGCCAGCTCATCTCGCGTGGCAGCCGCTCGCGCGTGGCCGGCGCCACCGTGCGCTGCGGTGACGACCCGGAGGCGCCCGAGGCGGTGTCCGACGCGGAGGGCCGCTTCACCCTCGTGGTTCCTCCGGGGGAGTGCGCGGTGCGTGTGGTGGCGTCCGGCCACCAGCTCTACCAGACGAAGGAGCAGCTCAAGGAGAACGAGACGACGGAGGTGAACTTCTACCTCGCTCCCGCGGGCGGCGCGCTGGAGACGGTGGTGCGCTCCGAGCGGCCGAAGAAGGAAGTGGTCCGCCGCACGATAACGCGCGAGGAGGCGCAGAAGACGCCGGGGACTTTCGGCGACCCCATCCGCGTCATCCAGGCGCTGCCCGGCGTGGCGCGCGCGCCCTTCATCTCCGGCGAGCTGCTGGTGCGCGGCTCCAACCCGGGCCAGACGGCGACGATGATGGACGGGGTCCGCATCCCCATCCTCTTCCACCTGCTCGGCGGCCCCTCGGTGGTGAACTCCGAGTTCATCGACCAGCTCGACTTCTACCCGGGTGGCTACGGCAGCCAGTACGGCCGCGCGGTGGGCGGCATCGTCGAGGTGGGCACGCGCAAGGGCGCCGCGGACACGCTGCACGGCTCGGTGAAGGTGGACGTGCTGGACGCGGGCTTCTTCCTGGAGTCGCCCATCACCGACGGCATCAGCGTGGCCGCCGCCGCGCGCCGCTCGTACGTCGACACGCTGCTGCCCCTGTTCCTGCCCAAGACGGAGGGCAGCACGCTCTCCGTGGTGCCGCGCTACTGGGACTACCAGCTGCGCGTGGACTTCGGCGCCAAGCGCGGGGCCGCCTCCGAGGAGGAGGCCCAGGCCCAGGCGGGTGGCGCGCGCAGCAGCGGCTACATCATGGCCTTCGGCAGCGACGACCAGCTCCGCGTGGTGACGTCTGGCGACGAGGCGGACACGGACATCTCGCTGGACACGCAGACGACCTTCCACCGGCTGAAGGGTGACTGGACGTACCGCAAGGGCAACCTCACCTCCGTCTTCACGCCGTACGTGGGCCTGGACTTCTCCAACTTCGAGTTCGGCACCGCGAAGCAGGACGGCCGGCAGTACTCCGTGGGCGCGCGCGAGGTGCTGGGCCTGGAGCTGTCCCCCACGCTCACGGTGCGCACGGGCCTGGACCTCGTCTACGAGCGGGAGACCTACGACGTGGAGTTCCCCGCGCCCGAGGGCATCGAGTACGTGCCCTTCCCGGGCGCCGAGTCGGTGGGCGAGTTGGTGAAGGAGAAGGTGGGGCTCGGCTCCTTCGACGGCGCGCTCTTCGTGGAGGCGGACCTGAAGCTGGGCAAGTTCACCTTCACTCCGGGCCTGCGCGGCAACCTCCAGCTGGTGGGTGACACGCAGAACCTCGCGCTGGACCCGCGCCTGTGGGTCCGCTTCACGGCCACCGAGCGCACCAGCCTCAAGGGCTCGCTCGGCCTCTACAGCCAGGCGCCGGAGACGTTCCGCTTCATCGTGGAGCCCTACGGCACGCCGGACCTGGTGTACCAGCGCGCCTTCCAGACGAGCCTCGGCGTGGAGCACCGCCTCACCGACGTGTTCAACGTGGACGTGACGGGCTTCTTCAACCGCCGCTTCAAGAACGTCGTCGCCCCCGGGCAGGTCGTCACGAGGACGGAGGGGGGCTTCTACCAGGAGCGCTACTCCAACGATGGCATCGGCCGCGCGTATGGCGTGGAGCTGATGGTGAAGAAGAACCGGGCCTCGGCGACGGACAAGATTTCCGGCTGGCTGTCGTACACCTTCAGCCACGCCGAGGACGGCCGAGCGGGGCGCAAGCCCGCGGTGGACGGCGGCTTCGGCGGTGGCGGCGGCTTCAACGACACCGATGAGACGTACGGCCTCAGCCCGTGGGACCAGACGCACATCCTCACGCTGGTGACCGGCTACGTGCTGGGCAACGGCTGGGAGCTGGGCGGGCGCTTCCGCTACACCACCGGCCGGCCGACGACGCCGCTGCTGCACCGGTACGATTTGTACCAGTCGGACCGCAACGGCTACGACCCCACCTGGGGCCCCTACGCGTCCGCGCGGACGGCGGGCTTCCACCAGCTGGACGTGCGCGTGGACAAGAGCTGGCAGTTCCAGAGCTGGACGCTGACGGCGTATCTCGACGTGCAGAACCTCTACAACGCCGAGAACGTCGAGTTCACCTTCAACGATTACCGGGAGCGCAACGAGTACGAGATCCCGGGCATCCCCATCCTCCCCGTGGTGGGCGTGAAAGGAAGCTTCTGA
- a CDS encoding SMI1/KNR4 family protein — MGGKNKPPALGGLAAAFQKAGLASKEQAERIEAEKQARDRQSHLASQGLAAPGAKSGGSYREQVAAMNAWFAELLRREPDAGARVFGGRTEAVSLVGKQATLPELEAAEKALGVKLPPSFAEFLLELGSVSFLNPWDDATTAVGRLAAASASLEAEVALTAERFIRAVAQDGTSLDPGAPRRLLHVADHENGEAVFALCARRTAAGEAPVFLRRHDEPDELYDASSDFREWFRERLARLQDELQLRLKKGVPL; from the coding sequence ATGGGTGGAAAGAACAAGCCGCCCGCCCTCGGAGGGCTCGCCGCGGCCTTCCAGAAGGCGGGCCTCGCCTCGAAGGAACAGGCCGAGCGCATCGAGGCCGAGAAGCAGGCGCGAGACAGGCAGTCCCACCTCGCCTCGCAGGGCCTTGCCGCGCCTGGCGCCAAGAGCGGTGGCAGCTACCGGGAGCAGGTGGCCGCGATGAACGCCTGGTTCGCCGAGCTGCTGCGCCGAGAGCCGGACGCCGGTGCCCGTGTCTTCGGAGGGCGCACCGAAGCGGTATCCCTCGTGGGCAAGCAGGCGACGCTCCCGGAGCTCGAGGCCGCCGAGAAGGCGCTGGGCGTCAAGCTGCCTCCGTCCTTCGCGGAGTTCCTCCTGGAGCTCGGCTCGGTCTCCTTCCTCAATCCGTGGGACGACGCCACGACGGCCGTGGGACGGCTGGCCGCCGCGAGCGCCTCGCTCGAAGCGGAGGTGGCGCTGACGGCCGAGCGCTTCATCCGGGCCGTCGCCCAGGACGGCACCTCGCTCGACCCGGGCGCACCGCGACGGCTGCTGCACGTGGCCGACCACGAGAACGGCGAGGCGGTCTTCGCCCTCTGCGCCCGGCGGACTGCCGCGGGAGAGGCCCCCGTGTTCCTGCGCCGCCACGACGAGCCCGACGAGCTCTACGACGCCTCCTCCGACTTCCGGGAGTGGTTCCGCGAGCGCCTGGCCCGGCTCCAGGACGAGCTCCAACTGCGGCTCAAGAAGGGCGTGCCCCTCTGA
- a CDS encoding nuclear transport factor 2 family protein yields MTTVSLLLLVLAAAPAGGTAADPKAAVAAVLDDWHKAAAAADEPRYFGHFTADAVFMGTDATERWTRDEFRAWSKPYFAKGKAWSFKAVTRHITLSKDGALAWFDETLDTPNLGPSRGSGVLVKEGNAWKIAQYNLSVPVPNDLMDDVVKRIAAFEKTKAAGKDGKAKQ; encoded by the coding sequence GTGACGACCGTCTCCCTGTTGCTCCTGGTGCTTGCCGCTGCCCCCGCGGGTGGAACCGCCGCCGACCCGAAGGCCGCTGTCGCCGCCGTGCTGGATGACTGGCACAAGGCCGCCGCCGCGGCGGACGAGCCGCGCTACTTCGGCCACTTCACCGCCGACGCCGTCTTCATGGGCACCGACGCCACCGAGCGCTGGACGCGCGACGAGTTCCGCGCCTGGTCCAAGCCGTACTTCGCCAAGGGCAAGGCGTGGAGCTTCAAGGCCGTCACCCGCCACATCACCTTGTCGAAGGACGGCGCGCTGGCCTGGTTCGACGAGACGCTGGACACGCCCAACCTGGGGCCTTCCCGGGGCAGCGGCGTGCTGGTGAAGGAGGGCAACGCCTGGAAGATTGCCCAGTACAACCTGTCCGTGCCGGTGCCCAACGACTTGATGGACGACGTGGTGAAGCGCATCGCGGCGTTCGAGAAGACGAAGGCGGCGGGGAAGGACGGCAAGGCAAAGCAGTAG